From one Actinomyces sp. Marseille-P3109 genomic stretch:
- a CDS encoding VWA domain-containing protein, translated as MVMLWLFWILLAIAVVAITAVLIVDRRSGGAPTGADRKRSRLPWIHWTTPQVAEPPRRLANSASLFQLPAVRARIRAQRWLHAGLAVLLVVCLLSASAVAGRPVRVTERSDALANRDIVLCLDVSTSMINIDASVLKTFSEILEDFDGERVGLVAWNSAAQTIVPLTDDYELLREQMDDLSDVLDIDPDNPTYRQALRYGEALSGTQNKSINGSSLAGDGLASCAQAFDNQGLERSRSIIFATDNQVIDPDKEQIYTLPDAANLLAERKIRLFSIYGADDEQSSKYQLDQTPEESREELKTVTEEQGRGRFYDVEDSGTGGQIVKELEKTEVNALGGRKQTRRTDTPQALVIALSVVIMAYLGLTTWRRA; from the coding sequence ATGGTGATGCTCTGGCTGTTCTGGATCCTCCTCGCCATCGCCGTGGTGGCGATCACCGCGGTCCTCATCGTCGACCGGCGCTCCGGCGGAGCCCCCACCGGTGCGGACCGCAAGCGCTCGCGGCTGCCCTGGATCCACTGGACGACGCCGCAGGTCGCCGAGCCGCCGCGGCGTCTGGCCAACTCGGCGAGCCTGTTCCAGCTCCCGGCAGTGCGCGCCCGCATCAGGGCCCAGCGCTGGCTGCACGCCGGTCTGGCGGTCCTGCTGGTCGTGTGCCTGCTGAGCGCCTCCGCCGTCGCCGGTCGTCCCGTGCGCGTCACCGAGCGCTCCGACGCCCTGGCCAACCGCGACATCGTCCTGTGCCTGGACGTGTCGACGTCGATGATCAACATCGACGCCTCCGTCCTCAAGACCTTCTCTGAGATCCTGGAGGACTTCGACGGCGAGCGCGTGGGGCTGGTGGCCTGGAACTCCGCGGCCCAGACCATCGTGCCGCTCACGGACGACTACGAGCTGCTGCGCGAGCAGATGGACGATCTGAGCGACGTCCTGGACATCGACCCCGACAACCCGACCTACAGGCAGGCGCTCAGGTACGGCGAGGCCCTCAGCGGGACCCAGAACAAGAGCATCAACGGCTCCTCCCTGGCCGGTGACGGACTGGCGTCCTGCGCGCAGGCCTTCGACAACCAGGGCCTGGAGCGCTCCCGCTCCATCATCTTCGCCACCGACAACCAGGTCATCGACCCCGACAAGGAGCAGATCTACACGCTTCCGGACGCGGCGAACCTCCTGGCCGAGCGCAAGATCCGCCTGTTCTCCATCTACGGCGCCGACGACGAGCAGTCCTCCAAGTACCAGCTCGACCAGACTCCCGAGGAGTCCCGCGAGGAGCTCAAGACCGTCACCGAGGAGCAGGGCAGGGGCCGCTTCTACGACGTCGAGGACTCCGGCACCGGGGGGCAGATCGTCAAGGAGCTGGAGAAGACCGAGGTCAACGCGCTCGGGGGGCGCAAGCAGACCCGGCGCACCGACACCCCCCAGGCCCTCGTCATCGCCCTGTCCGTCGTGATCATGGCCTACCTGGGGCTGACCACCTGGAGGCGAGCATGA
- a CDS encoding AAA family ATPase, whose amino-acid sequence MSMQPEHRAQPGGQPDGWRSGQPTGQSYGGAAGGPAGQAGPAMVQPPSVPPHIDPQTSGVPASALAPSSTTSSSRVTVPGYPSGPAAPAEEGTDTGPLPSREALRREARAASSRRGAGDADVERAGTLLKSVADIFSQRVVGQEQLRTALVTALMSSGHILLESVPGLAKTTAAQTLASAVSGSFRRIQCTPDLMPNDIVGTQILNSSTGEMTTQLGPVHANIVLLDEINRSSAKTQSAMLEAMQERQTSIGGVVYPLPHPFMVLATQNPIEEEGTYVLPEAQMDRFLMKEVLTYPRPSEEADVLDRISNGSFDRPVTGRPISTDDVEWLQRAAERVYVDPVIKQYIVALINTSRGGGPRPVPGLDRQVRVGASPRGGIALMKVAQAVALQEGRTYVIPDDVRLLRHGVLRHRLVLTYDALADGVAPEAIIDAIFAAVPTP is encoded by the coding sequence ATGAGCATGCAGCCCGAGCACCGTGCCCAGCCCGGCGGCCAGCCGGACGGGTGGCGCAGCGGCCAGCCGACTGGTCAGTCGTACGGTGGGGCGGCCGGCGGTCCCGCCGGGCAGGCCGGTCCCGCCATGGTTCAGCCGCCGTCGGTTCCTCCCCATATCGACCCGCAGACCTCCGGCGTCCCGGCATCCGCCCTGGCGCCGTCCTCGACCACCTCCTCGTCCAGGGTGACGGTTCCCGGCTACCCCTCCGGTCCAGCGGCCCCGGCGGAGGAGGGCACCGACACCGGCCCCCTGCCCTCCCGTGAGGCGCTGCGCCGCGAGGCCCGCGCCGCCTCCAGTCGCCGTGGCGCCGGGGACGCCGACGTCGAGCGCGCCGGCACGCTGCTGAAGTCCGTGGCCGATATCTTCTCCCAGCGCGTCGTCGGCCAGGAGCAGCTGCGCACGGCGCTGGTCACGGCCCTCATGTCCAGCGGACACATCCTGCTGGAGTCCGTGCCCGGCCTGGCCAAGACCACCGCCGCCCAGACGCTGGCCTCCGCCGTCTCCGGCTCCTTCCGCCGCATCCAGTGCACGCCCGACCTCATGCCCAACGACATCGTGGGTACCCAGATCCTCAACTCCTCCACCGGCGAGATGACCACCCAGCTGGGGCCGGTCCACGCCAACATCGTCCTGCTCGACGAGATCAACCGCTCCAGCGCCAAGACCCAGTCGGCCATGCTCGAGGCCATGCAGGAGCGCCAGACCTCCATCGGCGGCGTCGTCTACCCGCTGCCCCACCCCTTCATGGTCCTGGCCACCCAGAACCCCATCGAGGAGGAGGGCACCTACGTCCTGCCCGAGGCGCAGATGGACCGCTTCCTCATGAAGGAGGTCCTCACCTATCCGCGGCCCTCAGAGGAGGCCGACGTCCTGGACCGCATCTCCAACGGCAGCTTCGACCGGCCCGTGACCGGGCGTCCCATCTCCACCGACGACGTCGAATGGCTCCAGCGGGCCGCCGAGCGGGTCTACGTCGACCCGGTCATCAAGCAGTACATCGTCGCCCTCATCAACACCTCCCGCGGCGGGGGCCCGCGGCCCGTGCCCGGCCTGGACCGGCAGGTGCGTGTGGGAGCCTCCCCGCGCGGAGGCATCGCACTCATGAAGGTGGCCCAGGCCGTCGCCCTCCAGGAGGGGCGCACCTACGTCATCCCCGACGACGTCCGCCTGCTGCGCCACGGGGTGCTGCGCCACCGGCTGGTGCTCACCTACGACGCCTTGGCCGACGGCGTCGCCCCCGAGGCGATCATCGACGCCATCTTCGCCGCCGTCCCCACCCCATGA
- a CDS encoding alpha-amylase, whose product MQILPPVLMPVWMIVVMIVGVLLVSAWLLRTFLVTRRDTSREVGDIPMAPRERRQWGERLEEISRRWDGGELDLRELHLELAALLRGFAEARSGEEITTATVSEILDMAATSGPRSVEERRRSVREAGHPLDTNPLGHVGELLAVWEQPSFDREPQAAAQEALTHAREVVTQW is encoded by the coding sequence GTGCAGATACTGCCCCCGGTTCTCATGCCGGTGTGGATGATCGTCGTCATGATCGTCGGAGTCCTCCTGGTGAGCGCCTGGCTGCTGCGCACCTTCCTGGTGACCCGCCGGGACACCTCACGCGAGGTCGGCGACATCCCGATGGCGCCTCGCGAGCGCCGTCAGTGGGGCGAGCGCCTGGAGGAGATCTCCCGGCGCTGGGACGGCGGCGAGCTGGACCTGCGTGAGCTGCACCTGGAGCTGGCGGCGCTGCTGCGCGGCTTCGCCGAGGCCCGCAGCGGCGAGGAGATCACGACCGCCACGGTCTCAGAGATCCTCGACATGGCCGCCACATCCGGCCCGCGCTCGGTGGAGGAGCGTCGGCGCAGCGTGCGCGAGGCGGGCCACCCCCTGGACACCAACCCGCTGGGACACGTCGGTGAGCTGCTCGCCGTGTGGGAGCAGCCCTCCTTCGACCGTGAGCCGCAGGCCGCCGCGCAAGAGGCCCTCACCCATGCACGGGAGGTGGTCACCCAATGGTGA
- a CDS encoding DUF58 domain-containing protein, whose translation MSMEPPDALGAPRSEPGAEAPEPGGRRGARIERLRAALSLPTLRRATGLLDGRHKSVFVGRGQDFDDMSFYRPGDDISDIDWKSSARLGQPVIKRYQRESMMPLVLAVDTGRTMAAMAPLGEDKRDLALGVAEVFAYLARMRGDSVALVAGDAGRMISRPARSGAKHVETLLTLLARTFEGLDVPVAGAPEGFFELAPGAPPSSLPRLMERVSTWHRRRSLVVLITDTAHPEPDAATWLRRLSIQHEVIVVQIEDDDPLRPEAGRGQDIDLPVEIPSFLRSDKYLAAQAAVVRDQWRAGVEQVLDARHLEYGVVSSEETLIDSIAELLQRERAAVARGRR comes from the coding sequence ATGAGTATGGAGCCACCTGACGCCCTCGGAGCGCCCCGGAGTGAACCGGGGGCCGAGGCACCCGAGCCCGGTGGACGGCGCGGCGCGAGGATCGAGCGCCTGCGCGCGGCCCTGTCCCTGCCAACCCTGCGGCGGGCCACCGGGCTGCTCGACGGACGCCACAAGTCGGTCTTCGTCGGGCGCGGGCAGGACTTCGACGACATGTCCTTCTACCGGCCCGGGGACGACATCTCCGACATCGACTGGAAGTCCTCGGCCCGACTGGGCCAGCCGGTCATCAAGCGCTACCAGCGCGAGTCCATGATGCCGCTGGTCCTGGCCGTGGACACGGGCCGGACCATGGCCGCGATGGCACCCTTGGGGGAGGACAAGCGCGACCTGGCCCTGGGGGTCGCCGAGGTCTTCGCCTACCTGGCCCGGATGCGCGGCGACTCCGTGGCGCTCGTGGCCGGGGACGCCGGTCGTATGATCTCGCGGCCGGCGCGCTCGGGTGCCAAGCATGTCGAGACCCTGCTGACCCTGCTGGCCCGTACCTTCGAGGGCCTCGACGTGCCCGTCGCCGGGGCGCCCGAAGGCTTCTTCGAGCTGGCTCCCGGAGCCCCGCCCTCCAGCCTGCCCCGACTCATGGAGCGGGTGAGCACCTGGCACCGCCGTCGCAGCCTGGTGGTGCTCATCACCGACACCGCCCACCCCGAGCCCGACGCCGCGACCTGGCTGCGACGCCTGTCGATCCAGCACGAGGTGATCGTCGTCCAGATCGAGGACGACGACCCGCTGCGTCCCGAGGCCGGTCGCGGGCAGGACATCGACCTGCCGGTGGAGATCCCCTCCTTCCTGCGCTCCGACAAGTACCTGGCCGCCCAGGCCGCCGTGGTGCGCGACCAGTGGCGAGCCGGCGTCGAGCAGGTGCTCGACGCCCGGCACCTGGAGTACGGCGTCGTCTCCTCCGAGGAGACCCTCATCGACTCCATCGCCGAGCTCCTCCAGCGCGAGCGCGCCGCGGTGGCCCGAGGGAGGCGATGA
- a CDS encoding LmeA family phospholipid-binding protein, giving the protein MRNLRGRGGWADAEVSGRQGPGGEDSSAEGTFFEEVLTGDPEDDDTSEGVRRRPARQRRARRWVVVLLVLVVVLTAGAVGAEYLVRAQIDSAVRSALPGLSSDARIATKGIVLTQLAGGSLDSLSVDSKVLEITSKGQGGAKVALSDVDVDLSRIRLRSPYPTDTVTAAGTISWKQLTELAARKHPNMQGMTLQAKRTGTSAQQPGAINASASLLGMSGEAEIVPSIKEDGSLVLTITSTRMGGEQNGVDVGTSESSLLGYVGLDSPEITIPAESLPQGLRPTSAIVTNDGLRLSLTGSGVNLGQL; this is encoded by the coding sequence ATGAGAAACCTGAGAGGTCGAGGAGGCTGGGCCGACGCCGAGGTGTCCGGCCGGCAGGGACCGGGGGGCGAGGACAGCTCCGCCGAGGGCACCTTCTTCGAAGAGGTCCTGACGGGCGATCCCGAGGACGACGACACGTCGGAAGGCGTCCGACGCCGTCCTGCTCGGCAGCGTCGTGCCAGACGCTGGGTGGTGGTGCTCCTGGTGCTCGTCGTCGTCCTGACTGCCGGGGCCGTCGGAGCGGAGTACCTCGTGCGCGCGCAGATCGACTCCGCGGTGCGCTCCGCGCTGCCCGGGCTCAGCTCGGACGCGAGGATCGCCACGAAGGGCATCGTCCTGACCCAGCTCGCCGGCGGCTCCCTGGACAGCCTGTCGGTGGACTCCAAGGTCTTGGAGATCACCTCCAAGGGCCAGGGCGGCGCCAAGGTCGCGCTCAGCGACGTCGACGTCGACCTCAGCCGCATCCGCCTGCGCAGTCCCTACCCGACGGACACGGTGACGGCTGCTGGCACCATCAGCTGGAAGCAGCTCACCGAGCTCGCTGCCAGAAAGCACCCGAATATGCAGGGCATGACTCTTCAGGCCAAGCGGACGGGAACGAGCGCCCAGCAGCCCGGAGCCATCAATGCCTCGGCCTCCCTGCTCGGCATGAGCGGCGAGGCGGAGATCGTGCCGTCGATCAAGGAGGACGGCAGCCTGGTGCTCACCATCACCTCCACACGGATGGGGGGCGAACAGAACGGGGTCGACGTCGGCACGAGTGAGAGCAGCCTGCTCGGCTACGTCGGCCTGGACTCCCCGGAGATCACCATCCCGGCCGAGTCCCTTCCCCAGGGGCTGCGCCCGACCAGCGCGATCGTCACCAATGACGGACTGCGGCTGTCCCTGACCGGCAGCGGGGTGAACCTCGGCCAGCTCTGA